The Trichosurus vulpecula isolate mTriVul1 chromosome 3, mTriVul1.pri, whole genome shotgun sequence genome includes a window with the following:
- the CBY3 gene encoding protein chibby homolog 3 has protein sequence MKETEETFGIYPGPSCLAIKVNSILGLPCRQPPVEQPRPVCGASSLSSLLPSIGPSVPGSLASSPLTLSMNSFSILLDQLRQFWADHFSRRFSPRRPPLRHFSSMSTFYLLDHRTRQAELGLSYGPPRTQLSDQAFVFQAGKWVMEGGYTGNLQPLNLTAYWEHPIHQGKNKALLEENNYLKLQQELLMDMLTDTTARLQLLEKKLDVDTSPLAAAYVWRKKMRKRNGVRLIDPMVLFPR, from the exons ATGAAAGAAACTGAAG AAACCTTTGGTATTTATCCAGGACCCAGCTGCTTGGCCATTAAAGTGAACTCCATCCTGGGGCTCCCCTGCAGACAGCCTCCCGTTGAGCAGCCAAGGCCAGTGTGTGGGGCCTccagtctttcctctctcctcccctcaatCGGTCCATCAGTCCCTGGCAGCCTGGCTTCCTCTCCCCTAACTCTTAGCATGAACTCATTCTCCATCCTGTTGGATCAGCTACGGCAATTTTGGGCTGATCACTTCTCCCGCCGTTTCTCACCCAGGCGACCCCCACTGCGCCATTTCTCCTCCATGTCCACCTTCTACCTTTTGGACCACCGCACTCGCCAGGCTGAGCTAGGTCTCAGTTATGGTCCTCCTCGAACTCAGCTCAGTGACCAGGCCTTTGTCTTCCAGGCTGGGAAGTGGGTGATGGAAGGAGGGTACACAGGTAACTTGCAACCCTTGAATCTCACTGCCTACTGGGAGCATCCTATCCACCAGGGCAAGAATAAGGCATTGCTGGAAGAAAACAATTATTTGAAGCTCCAGCAAGAACTGCTCATGGATATGCTAACAGACACCACAGCCCGGCTGCAACTGCTGGAAAAGAAGCTAGATGTGGATACAAGCCCTTTGGCTGCTGCCTATGTCTGGCggaagaagatgagaaagaggaatggagTGCGGTTGATAGACCCCATGGTCCTTTTCCCCAGGTGA